In Ascaphus truei isolate aAscTru1 chromosome 2, aAscTru1.hap1, whole genome shotgun sequence, the genomic stretch TCACACTTTACACCACGTGTTACACAaggtaagttatggtgagtgggGAGGTGTATGCGCAGCCCACCAATCAATACCCTATATACTTTCGTGTatgatatatgtatacatatagcaTATTGATGAACTGTATACAAGGCTGGCGGTGCCCCAGATGTTTAGTCTGGGCTCCCTGTGAGAGGCAGATCTGCTTTAACACGCGCTTCTTTCATATTACAGGACTGGTTCCCCTTTGTGTTATTGATTCTCTCTGTAAATTGCGTTTACCTTTAATAGATCGTCTGCCCTTGCATGTCACTAACCGGCAGAAAGATTAGTTAGGGCTGTTCACCGGTCCTGGTTTGTCTCGAGTTTCAAAAGGTGGGACCCAGAACATGTGACATTATATAAAACATCGTTTTATTATTGTGCGGTGTGCAGCCGTCGCAACGTTTGCATCTAGTTTCCTAAAACTTGCAGTACCTAGCAGGCTGCATTTGCATTTTGATTCGTTCCTTGAGGTTTTTATTATTGCCCTCCACACCCGAGTGTGGAAACCATGTAGTACATTTGTATCTGAAATGCAGTGTGATACTTGCCAACCCTTTAAGATTGGTTAAAGAGACTGCAATTGACCACTGCCAATGATAAATGTACACAccactcctccagctccccctagTGAGCACTATTCCCCAAATCATAGCACTCTCCTAATTACAGATCTTACATTCTAAATTCTGCCTCTTACATAATCTCCAAGCACCAGTACAGAAACCAATATGTTGACCTGAACAAATGCCTTCCTTGCCGTTACGGTGGAATAGGGAACATAGTGATACACTTCTTTAACGAAAATTAACTTAGTAGTAGTGAAtcaatatataaagtatatactgtaattgtaCTGCACACTTATTTTAAGGGGTTGTAGGTTCTCAATGTACTTAATGGTTATCTCTACAGCTGTTTTGAATCACAACTGTTCTCATATCTCCATAGACAATGGCAAAAGGTAAAGCGAGAGGACAAAAACAGAAGAATGTATTTCATGTAGCAAACAGTAAAACGGTGAAAGCTAAAAATAAAGCTAAGCCAGTGAAAACAAATCTTAAGAAGGTCAGTATTGCAACTCTGAAAATACCTGTCAAGTTTTAGGTTTGTTGGAAGTATGAAATAGATCTTTACTGGAAATAGGGAAAACAAACTGCGCACTAACTGAAAACATTACAAAATTGTAATCCTATAACAAATAAATGAATTGATATGTAAAAAGTGCATTAAGTGGTTTAAAGGAACAcagttgtttattttatttataaaaatgttttaccaggaagtaatacattgagagataccgctcgttttcaagtatgtcctggtcacagagttataaaaaatacatggttacaataaaagaacagggttatacagtcacttcacagacatataaagtaggaaaattgggtacaggggataaagggcttgtgagtttcagatagaaatagagcagctttaacatcagaaAACGGCTCACGTCCTTTGGCTGCGCGccttttggggcaacgcagatgtacgctggagtgggtgaggttgaatctgatgcatctgtgaacaaaaagatcttttttgtccccttggctcattaacattccagtgggtggggttgccgattcaacaaaacAGTTGTATTCCATATAGTGAATAAGTGATATagatatattaaatatacatacaaaaaccTTAACTCATTTGTAGAGTCTGCAGCCTGTTAGAGTGGATGGCTCAACATCACACAAGGAAgtatgtaagagagagagaaaaaaagaaaaaataaaccaCGACTCTCATAGGGTAAATTAAGTacatatattgtgacaatatAAAGTGTGGAAAAAAATGCACATCCAAAAAAATCAAAcaagcagggcatgtttagggtacgTTACCACTATATACGATATAGACTACTTGCTTCATAAGGATCTGCATGCACTGCATCCGGTCCAGTCAGAAGCCTGTCTCGGCTGATGCTGCAAAGTATCCAGTTGTCCCCAGTAACAGAGTCCGTAACAAAGTATCCACAGGGTTACACAGAAGCAACACTGGAACCAGCTCTCCTACACCGATAACCCCCACGGAGCAACACGGCCTCCATGCTATCCGTATAGTATGCCGGGATGACGACATCACCAAGGCACGCTATATACTAGCAAAGTCCCGCGGGTAGCTCAAACGGGGTAAAAAACACAGTGATAAGTATGGGAGAGGGTGTCCACAATAaaacaatcctacgcgtttcgtagttcTCTACTTAGTCAGGGATCCATGCAGATTCTTATGAAGCAAGTAGTGTAAGTACGAGTCGTgcactttgttttttgtttttcccctttACTGGAAAtagttatacaggcataccccgctttaaggacactcactttaagtacactcgcgagtaagtacacatcgcccaatagtcaaacggcagctcgcgcatgcgcctgtctgcacgtcctgaacagcaataccggctccctacctgtactgaagctgtgcgcaagcggggagactatagagcttgttacacatgcgttatttacatcagttatgcacgtatatgacgattgcagtacagtacatgcattgataagtgggaaaaaggtagtgcttcactttaagtacattttcgctttacatacatgctccggtcccattgcgtacgttaatgcggggtatgcctgtactttgttGTTAAACATAGAATAGGGTGAGAAATTGATCCTGATTGGTTTCCCTTAATAATGCAAGTATATTTTACAGATACATATTGCAACtgcagtgagcacagtgaacaagGCTTTTACAGCAATACAGAAGGATGTTTCACAGTTGAAAAAGGGCAATCCGTCCAAACACATGAAGAAAAATGTGGTAATTATGTTTGGCAGCAATATTCTACATTTACTTTTTCCCTAGACTGGTAAAACAGCCAGCAAAATTTTTGTTCCTGGAAATGAATGATTTTAATCCCTTAAACTAGACGCACAGCAACAACTGTATAGAAAATGTAATGTTCCATATAATACTTTAAGGGAACTTTCATAGAacagaaaggagaaaatttaaaacaacttaccgtaattttcttttcctggaaccatggcagtgggcacctttgggttaatcccttctcactctaggtaggccatataaggcccctccctctatctgcaccttagtcttacgattcttccatagctgaaaaatataactgatagTTACCCGCCCTATGAATGTCTAAtgcctatgtgcccactgccatggttccaggaaaaagaaaattaCGAtgagttgttttaaattttctcctttcctgatcaccctggcagtgggcacctttgggacatacccaagcagtgacaattttagggagggatacatcagaaaTAAACACCACCAGTTAATGCCTttatcagtttgacctttattaatacactttacactttatttcactacagattgtaacactctacgaccaaagcttgcgtcagctgatgattgtacgtctagtctgtagtatttcaagaatgtattgaatgaggaccagactgccgctttgcatatctgtcctggtgtagcctgggctttaaatgcccctgatgtagacatggcccttgtagaatgagctttaatgttcaaaggtttatcttgtcctttgtttTCATAATCTTTTAAaatacaagacactatccactgggaaattgttgtctttgatgctgcttgacctttctttggtccctctggtatgatgaatagtctgtctgactttctgatatctcgcatcctttccatgtacacttttagacatcttaccacgtctaatttgtgtagtctttcttctttcttattctttggttctggacagaatgatggaatcacaatttcttgattcatatggaactgtgatacaaCCTTTGACAGGAATTGATGCACTGGTCTGAGCAcagccttgtcttgatgtatgactaggaatggttcattggctgatagagcctgtagttctcccactctccttgctgaggtgattgctatcaaaaACGCCATCTTCCATGATAGGCTTAAAAAGGTtatctcctgtataggttcaaacggagctaccgttagtacatccaatactagagacaagtcCCATGTCGGTACTCTGTTCTTGATTTGAGGTCTTAATCTTTTAACTGCCTGCAAGAACCTGATGattaatctttccattgccagatttctttccaataaGGCTGAtagctcattgaaagtacagTTTTCTGCACTAAGACTGAGACCTTCTCAAATCCCTTTTGCAGGAACTCTACTATTGACACAATTCTAGGTGAAAggaaattttgtttttctttttcacaccaatttgcgaaagcaaagccagattctatggtatacttttGATGTGGAACCTTTCCTTGCTTGTAAAAGGGTctggattgttttgtctgaacaacccttcagtctcaatgtttcccgctcaatcgccatgccgtcaaggcccattgtttggcgttcggatgacatattggcccctgtcgcatcagtcctttgcgatctggtatgtgccatggtgtatctactgccatatttaccaagtgtgtgaaccaaagccttcttggccagtatggtgctataaatatcacctctgcttggtcttccctgattttcctgattgctttcggaattaggggaattggagagaacaggtatgccaacttgaagtcccatttgaaactgagagcatctgtactTTGTGCACTTGGATGAaaactgtctggcacagtagttccttaccttgcggttctgatgtgtcgccatgagatctatgtctggctgaccccattgctctaccagttcttgaaacacctgtAGGTCTAATGCTCATTCTCCTGGTGTATGATGTTGCGACttaaagtctgctgtgacattttccagtcctgggatatgtatggctgtaatttccGACAAGTGGCGCTCTGCCCAAAAaaggatttctgctgtgaggttcatcagctttctgctcctggttcctccttgtttggctatatacttgacaactgacctgttgtcCGATTCTATCTTTATATAGCCACCATTTATTTGGTCTTGGCAACTTCTAgggccctttgtactgcttttagttccagcagatttgatggaagatgcttttcctggtttgtccaggttccttgcaccaatgtttctcccatttgggcaccccaacctgcgttgctcgcatctgttgtaattcttacccACTGTATTGGGTGTAGTGTTTGTCCTTTtcccaggtt encodes the following:
- the RBIS gene encoding ribosomal biogenesis factor; translation: MAKGKARGQKQKNVFHVANSKTVKAKNKAKPVKTNLKKIHIATAVSTVNKAFTAIQKDVSQLKKGNPSKHMKKNVVSKSATETPDIDNTADLLSQL